One window from the genome of Cyclobacterium amurskyense encodes:
- a CDS encoding right-handed parallel beta-helix repeat-containing protein: MGNLKAKIIVVLTTFVLISCGSKELTIYVSANGNNENDGTSEMPFHTIEKALEEAIKIRKNTNETITIHLKEGEYHLTAPLVISSELSNIALIGEGTDKVSVKGSTVLETNWKAFDKNIWITELKENLVFNQLFINGEKQILARYPNFDENGGAWQGHAEDAIAKERVASWKEPKGGFVHAMHRGRWGGFHYQITGVDSTGELSLIGGHQNNRPSAMHPELKMVENIFEELDSEGEWYFDKQENKLYLWAKDGTDLVNSTTEVSTLKHLIEVIGNSENPVKNVNIEGIRFEHAMRTFMEDYSKLLRSDWTIYRGGSILLSGTESITIKDCEFINLGGNVIFVNGYNRNTEIIGNHIHDCGATAISFVGDFTAVRSASYQYNEFVPIAEIDSIQGPANDLYPADCKVENNLIYKIGRIEKQVAGVQISMAMNIHVKNNSIYEVPRAGINVSEGTWGGHLIENNDVFNTVMETGDHGAFNSWGRDRFWHPNRKIIDSLVQANPQMPYWDAIHTTIIRNNRFRCDHGWDIDLDDGSSNYHIYNNLCLNGGLKLREGFDRVVENNIMVNNGFHPHVWFANSKDVFRNNITMTKHFPIRLTGWGKEVDYNLFPDAESLVLAQENNTDANSLYGNPMFVSPETGDFTVAENSPALQLGFKNFPMDNFGVQKAELKAIAKQPSIPELNAPYFQNDTKSTKDWLGATLKNVETLAEQSASGLHNMDGVIVLSVKNESKLAISGIMDGDVIVGVEGEKIKNISELLIKYQENLWHGYLKLSIVRNQKVNEIKVNLQ; encoded by the coding sequence GTGGGTAATTTAAAAGCAAAAATTATTGTAGTACTAACAACATTTGTTCTCATAAGTTGTGGCAGTAAGGAGCTAACCATTTATGTTAGTGCCAATGGTAATAATGAGAATGATGGAACAAGTGAAATGCCTTTCCACACCATTGAAAAAGCCTTGGAAGAAGCAATTAAAATCAGGAAAAATACCAATGAAACGATAACCATCCATTTGAAAGAAGGGGAATATCATTTAACAGCTCCTTTGGTAATCTCTTCCGAACTAAGCAATATCGCTCTTATCGGGGAAGGAACAGACAAAGTAAGTGTTAAAGGTTCAACGGTTCTGGAGACAAACTGGAAAGCATTCGATAAAAATATTTGGATTACCGAGCTTAAAGAAAACCTGGTTTTTAATCAGCTATTTATCAATGGAGAAAAGCAGATTCTGGCTAGGTATCCTAATTTCGATGAAAATGGAGGGGCTTGGCAAGGCCATGCTGAGGATGCCATAGCAAAAGAACGTGTAGCGTCATGGAAGGAACCTAAGGGAGGTTTTGTACACGCCATGCATCGTGGCCGATGGGGTGGTTTTCATTACCAGATAACTGGGGTAGATTCAACTGGAGAACTAAGTCTAATTGGTGGACATCAAAATAATAGACCTTCAGCCATGCACCCTGAACTTAAAATGGTAGAAAATATTTTTGAAGAGTTGGACAGTGAAGGAGAATGGTATTTTGATAAACAGGAAAACAAACTTTATCTGTGGGCTAAGGACGGTACTGATTTAGTCAATTCAACCACTGAAGTATCCACTTTAAAGCACCTTATTGAGGTAATTGGGAACTCCGAAAATCCTGTTAAAAATGTCAATATTGAAGGGATACGTTTTGAACATGCCATGCGAACTTTTATGGAGGATTATAGTAAGTTGCTTCGTAGCGATTGGACAATCTACAGAGGAGGGTCAATTTTATTAAGCGGAACCGAGTCCATCACTATTAAGGATTGCGAATTTATCAATTTAGGAGGGAACGTGATTTTCGTCAATGGGTACAATAGAAATACTGAAATAATTGGTAATCACATTCATGATTGTGGGGCAACAGCCATCAGTTTTGTGGGAGATTTTACTGCTGTTCGTTCAGCATCTTATCAATACAACGAGTTTGTCCCTATTGCAGAGATCGATAGTATTCAAGGCCCAGCCAATGATTTGTATCCCGCAGACTGTAAAGTTGAGAACAACCTGATTTATAAAATTGGACGCATAGAAAAGCAAGTGGCAGGAGTTCAGATCTCTATGGCCATGAATATTCATGTGAAAAACAATAGTATTTATGAGGTCCCGCGGGCAGGAATCAATGTAAGTGAAGGTACTTGGGGAGGACATCTTATTGAAAATAATGATGTGTTTAATACTGTTATGGAAACTGGGGATCATGGAGCATTCAACTCTTGGGGTAGAGACCGTTTCTGGCATCCAAACAGAAAAATTATTGACAGTTTAGTACAAGCGAATCCTCAAATGCCCTATTGGGACGCCATTCACACAACCATTATCCGAAACAATCGTTTTCGTTGTGACCATGGTTGGGATATTGATTTAGATGATGGCTCATCCAATTACCATATTTATAATAATTTATGCTTGAACGGAGGTCTCAAACTTCGTGAAGGTTTTGATAGGGTAGTTGAAAATAATATAATGGTAAACAACGGTTTTCATCCACATGTTTGGTTTGCCAATAGTAAAGATGTTTTTAGAAATAACATTACAATGACCAAACATTTCCCAATTCGGCTTACGGGTTGGGGTAAGGAAGTGGATTATAACTTATTTCCTGATGCCGAGTCTTTGGTCTTAGCTCAGGAAAACAATACTGATGCCAATAGTCTTTACGGAAATCCAATGTTTGTTTCTCCTGAAACGGGGGACTTTACGGTTGCAGAGAATTCTCCTGCACTTCAATTGGGATTCAAAAATTTCCCTATGGACAATTTTGGCGTTCAAAAAGCGGAATTAAAAGCCATTGCCAAACAACCGAGCATTCCAGAATTAAATGCGCCTTATTTTCAAAATGACACCAAAAGCACAAAAGATTGGCTTGGTGCTACACTTAAAAATGTGGAAACCCTAGCAGAACAATCTGCATCAGGTTTACATAATATGGATGGGGTAATTGTGTTAAGCGTAAAAAATGAAAGTAAATTAGCAATTTCAGGAATAATGGATGGCGATGTTATTGTTGGGGTTGAAGGGGAAAAAATAAAAAACATTTCAGAACTGCTTATAAAATATCAGGAAAATTTATGGCATGGATATTTAAAGTTAAGCATAGTCCGTAATCAGAAGGTGAACGAAATAAAGGTTAATTTGCAGTGA